A single genomic interval of Alkalibacter saccharofermentans DSM 14828 harbors:
- a CDS encoding sugar ABC transporter ATP-binding protein, translating into MEQQVILKMKNIKKSFGSVSVLKSVNFNLKKGEVHALVGGNGAGKSTLMKIMTGVYALDEGEIFIEGKLTKIEGLKDAKERGIAMIFQELSLIQTMTVAENIFLGDELKKGVFRDVDDMNQKTKKVLHELGIEINPNTPMNQLSVGMSQMVEIAKAILKNAKILILDEPTASLSTAETKQLFKIIRDLKTKGVSMVYISHRMNEIIDIADSISILRDGELVLTESVQNINLDQIINHMTGGEDSRKKFEWIERHYDLNGEDLLSVQNLKVNDRINNISFLLKPGEILGIAGLMGSGRTEILETLFGLRKKISGTVLVQGQAVESRHSSDAIKAGFALVPEDRRKQGLILENSVKENCILPIIKNLTRKGFIIERVANEVVRKNVLELNVVTNSIHKTIKLLSGGNQQKIVISKWLNTNPKIMMLDEPTAGVDIGAKSEILQIVRKFADEGNGVILVSSELTELLATCDRIIILFDGRITGEMPRQDIKSEEELQYAIQKSQ; encoded by the coding sequence ATGGAACAACAAGTCATTCTCAAAATGAAGAATATTAAAAAAAGTTTTGGATCAGTATCTGTTTTAAAAAGTGTCAATTTTAATCTTAAAAAAGGTGAAGTTCATGCATTGGTAGGTGGTAACGGTGCTGGTAAATCTACATTAATGAAAATAATGACAGGTGTATATGCTTTGGATGAAGGTGAAATCTTTATTGAAGGGAAACTGACTAAAATAGAAGGATTGAAAGATGCCAAGGAAAGAGGTATAGCAATGATTTTTCAGGAGTTATCATTAATTCAGACAATGACTGTCGCTGAAAATATATTCCTTGGTGATGAACTAAAAAAGGGTGTCTTTAGAGATGTAGATGATATGAATCAGAAAACAAAGAAAGTTTTGCATGAATTAGGCATAGAAATTAATCCAAACACGCCAATGAACCAACTTAGCGTTGGAATGAGCCAGATGGTTGAAATTGCAAAAGCGATTTTGAAAAATGCAAAGATATTGATTTTAGATGAACCTACAGCGTCTCTTTCCACTGCTGAAACAAAACAATTATTTAAAATCATTAGAGATTTAAAGACGAAAGGTGTTTCTATGGTTTATATTTCACATAGGATGAATGAGATTATTGATATTGCTGATTCCATATCCATTTTAAGAGATGGAGAATTAGTTTTAACGGAGTCAGTTCAAAACATTAATTTGGATCAAATCATAAATCATATGACAGGAGGAGAGGATTCTCGAAAAAAGTTCGAGTGGATAGAAAGACACTATGATTTAAATGGTGAAGATTTACTTAGTGTTCAAAATCTAAAGGTTAATGATCGCATCAATAATATTTCGTTCTTGCTTAAACCGGGAGAGATCTTAGGGATAGCTGGACTAATGGGTAGTGGTCGAACTGAGATTTTGGAAACATTGTTTGGATTAAGGAAAAAAATTTCTGGTACGGTTTTAGTTCAAGGGCAGGCTGTTGAATCCAGACATTCAAGTGATGCTATAAAAGCGGGGTTTGCTCTTGTGCCGGAAGATAGAAGAAAGCAAGGATTGATATTAGAAAATTCGGTTAAAGAAAACTGTATTTTGCCAATTATAAAAAACTTAACAAGAAAAGGATTTATTATTGAGAGGGTTGCAAATGAGGTAGTAAGAAAAAATGTTTTGGAATTAAATGTTGTCACGAACAGTATCCATAAAACAATTAAACTTTTATCAGGAGGAAATCAACAAAAAATAGTGATTTCAAAGTGGCTAAATACAAATCCAAAAATTATGATGCTAGACGAGCCTACGGCTGGGGTTGACATAGGTGCTAAGTCAGAAATACTTCAGATAGTTCGGAAGTTCGCAGATGAAGGAAATGGCGTAATATTAGTTTCCTCCGAACTGACAGAGTTGTTGGCAACTTGCGATAGGATAATAATTTTATTTGATGGACGAATTACGGGTGAAATGCCTCGTCAAGATATTAAGTCAGAGGAGGAACTTCAGTATGCAATACAAAAAAGCCAATAG
- a CDS encoding DUF502 domain-containing protein, with translation MKRMRQIFIRGLFSLLPIAATIYLIQIMFSFMDDIIGRHIESLFGISIPGIGIFITIILIMITGTLVSNVVGERLFHHGEKLLHKIPIVPKVYFGIKQIINAFTLEGKNIFNKVVLVEYPRKGTYVVGFLTGESGGEIQQKTEAKLMNVFIPTTPNPTSGMLVLVPSEEVTYLDMSVEEGLKLIVSAGVVVPEELGGSYQS, from the coding sequence ATGAAAAGAATGAGGCAAATATTTATAAGAGGTCTGTTTTCTCTATTGCCGATAGCTGCGACGATATACTTGATACAAATAATGTTTAGCTTCATGGATGATATTATCGGGAGGCACATAGAAAGCTTATTTGGCATATCAATTCCGGGAATAGGAATTTTCATTACGATTATTTTGATTATGATAACGGGCACTCTAGTCTCAAACGTTGTAGGTGAAAGACTGTTTCATCACGGAGAAAAGTTGCTGCACAAAATCCCAATAGTTCCGAAGGTCTATTTTGGGATTAAGCAGATAATAAACGCCTTCACTCTCGAGGGGAAGAATATATTCAACAAAGTAGTCTTGGTCGAATATCCAAGGAAGGGAACATATGTAGTAGGATTTTTAACAGGTGAAAGCGGCGGGGAGATACAGCAAAAGACTGAAGCAAAGCTTATGAACGTTTTTATACCTACGACTCCAAACCCCACATCCGGGATGCTTGTGCTGGTGCCGAGTGAAGAGGTGACCTATTTGGACATGTCCGTAGAGGAAGGCTTGAAGCTGATAGTAAGCGCCGGGGTGGTAGTGCCCGAGGAGCTAGGTGGATCATATCAATCATAA
- a CDS encoding alpha/beta hydrolase translates to MMMSYREENVAIQGKYQLQGTLEIPIGEGPFDAVLVIAGSGSGDRDGNFKAGKLFPNIYKNVANYISSLGFITLRVDKRGCGESSGNFLETGLFDLVDDILSSIEYLKNHPLVEKVILLGHSEGATLIAAANARCPVDGLVFLSGGAESLPDALVRQRELAKNEIVNMKGFKGIITRLLKVDEKVEKQAKKLNDKIMASNKDVIKYQFQKINAKWFREHYQYDVFEDLKKVECPSLAINGDKDIQITPDKAHDLSSYVKGPACTHVIENMDHLLKEVDKEAPILSAAKAYKENQDKPMHPVLELRLKEWLEMYYPNEVIGGSHEVE, encoded by the coding sequence ATGATGATGAGTTATCGCGAAGAAAATGTAGCTATACAGGGTAAATACCAGTTACAGGGAACTCTTGAAATCCCTATAGGAGAGGGACCTTTTGACGCAGTATTAGTGATAGCGGGTTCTGGCAGCGGTGACAGGGACGGGAATTTCAAAGCTGGAAAACTTTTCCCTAATATTTACAAGAACGTTGCCAACTATATCAGCAGCCTGGGGTTCATCACTCTAAGAGTAGATAAAAGGGGATGTGGTGAAAGCTCAGGGAATTTTCTGGAGACCGGTTTGTTCGATCTTGTAGATGATATACTTTCGAGTATTGAATATCTTAAGAACCATCCTTTGGTTGAGAAGGTTATTTTATTGGGGCACAGCGAAGGAGCGACTTTGATTGCAGCTGCCAACGCAAGATGCCCCGTAGATGGACTTGTTTTTCTTTCGGGAGGAGCAGAATCATTGCCTGATGCCCTCGTGAGGCAAAGAGAATTGGCTAAGAATGAAATTGTGAACATGAAGGGCTTTAAGGGCATTATAACGAGGTTGCTGAAAGTCGACGAAAAGGTTGAGAAGCAGGCTAAGAAACTTAATGACAAGATTATGGCAAGCAATAAAGATGTCATAAAATATCAATTCCAAAAAATTAATGCAAAATGGTTTAGAGAGCACTATCAATATGATGTTTTTGAAGATTTAAAAAAAGTCGAGTGTCCATCACTTGCAATAAATGGAGATAAGGATATTCAGATTACTCCAGATAAAGCTCATGATTTGTCATCATATGTAAAAGGGCCAGCTTGCACCCATGTAATTGAAAATATGGACCATTTGCTTAAAGAAGTAGACAAGGAAGCACCTATTTTAAGTGCAGCAAAGGCATACAAGGAAAATCAGGATAAGCCTATGCACCCGGTGCTGGAACTAAGGCTAAAAGAATGGTTAGAGATGTACTATCCAAACGAGGTTATAGGAGGCAGCCATGAAGTGGAATGA
- a CDS encoding transposase produces the protein MYSREERNRAIHLYLKYDKCIAGVIRDLGYPNYRTLKKWYAEYQQQLLDGTEKDPCKMKPRYTEEEIGIAIEYYLERGKNCSRTVKALGYPSRETLRKWVAEIAPEEKKIGRSNVQYSQEHKLKAVSELYFRKESATVVAELHNVNRETL, from the coding sequence ATGTATTCCCGAGAAGAAAGAAACAGAGCGATACATCTGTATTTAAAATACGATAAGTGTATAGCTGGTGTAATAAGAGATTTAGGTTATCCGAACTATAGAACACTAAAAAAATGGTATGCTGAATACCAACAACAACTACTTGATGGTACTGAAAAGGATCCATGTAAAATGAAACCTCGATACACTGAAGAAGAGATTGGCATTGCTATTGAATATTACCTTGAAAGAGGTAAAAATTGTTCTAGGACAGTCAAAGCATTGGGATATCCGTCAAGAGAAACACTTAGAAAATGGGTAGCTGAAATTGCTCCAGAAGAGAAAAAAATAGGTAGAAGTAATGTACAATATTCTCAGGAGCATAAATTAAAAGCAGTCTCTGAACTCTACTTCCGAAAAGAAAGTGCTACGGTTGTTGCAGAACTCCATAACGTTAACCGAGAGACACTTTAG
- the nikB gene encoding nickel ABC transporter permease, translating to MKKFIFKRLIQIIPIILGITFLSFALMHTAAGDAVDTLYDSNSSGVSEQIKEERRAELGLDQPFMVQYSKWLKGVLTGDMGISYISGKPVFETFISKLPATVYLMLTSIVLTLLIAVPLGILAARNRNRLLDYSIRFLSFMGNSMPNFFVSLLLIYFFALKLKILPVMGYGSSPLVSVILPTLTLTISMASKYLRQVRVAVLEEMNKDYVLGGKARGIRDNVIFYRSILKSSMLTIITLLALSIGSLLGGTAIVESIFMWDGVGKLAVDSITMRDYPMIQAYVIWMSFIYVAVNLIADMTYQYLDPRIRLNQED from the coding sequence GTGAAAAAATTTATATTCAAACGATTGATTCAAATCATACCCATTATACTGGGGATTACATTTTTGTCTTTCGCCTTGATGCATACTGCTGCAGGAGATGCAGTGGATACCCTTTATGACAGCAATTCCAGTGGGGTTTCAGAACAAATCAAGGAAGAGAGGAGAGCGGAACTAGGGTTAGACCAGCCATTTATGGTTCAATATTCTAAGTGGCTAAAAGGGGTTTTAACAGGAGATATGGGGATTTCTTATATTTCGGGAAAACCGGTATTTGAAACCTTCATATCAAAATTGCCGGCTACGGTTTATTTGATGCTGACGTCAATAGTTTTAACCTTGCTTATAGCTGTTCCCCTTGGAATTCTAGCAGCGAGGAATCGAAACCGACTGCTGGATTACAGTATCCGGTTCTTAAGCTTTATGGGTAACTCGATGCCGAATTTTTTCGTATCACTTTTGCTTATATATTTTTTTGCATTGAAGTTAAAGATCCTTCCTGTAATGGGATATGGCAGCAGCCCTTTGGTGAGCGTGATTTTACCTACATTGACGCTAACTATATCCATGGCATCAAAGTATTTGCGCCAAGTAAGAGTTGCGGTATTGGAAGAAATGAACAAGGATTACGTTTTAGGTGGAAAAGCTCGTGGAATACGAGATAATGTGATTTTTTATCGCAGCATCCTCAAAAGTTCAATGCTGACTATAATAACGCTGCTGGCGCTATCAATAGGATCATTGCTTGGCGGAACGGCAATCGTCGAATCCATATTTATGTGGGACGGCGTGGGTAAATTAGCGGTGGATTCTATAACCATGCGTGACTATCCTATGATACAGGCCTATGTCATATGGATGTCATTTATTTATGTGGCAGTAAATCTAATCGCTGATATGACTTATCAGTATTTGGATCCTCGCATCCGCTTGAATCAGGAGGATTAG
- a CDS encoding ABC transporter permease, producing the protein MQYKKANSENRFSLKNIQFSKYMVYIVFFVAFILFAITLNDKGFTSSRNLMNVLRQTAMISIMAAAGTFVIAAGQIDLTVGSVAAMTAMISALVLQSTNSIVLAIICGLGVGLIVGLVNGLLVTKLGIPSFLATLGIMSAVRGSAMWITDTAAVPIENSTFNKVFGIGDVGGISVLILWTIFIYIIAVIVFNKTAFGRHVLATGGNEVSARYSGVKTDRIKRSVFIISGLCASFAGILYAARMQAGRFSFGQGDELTVIAAVVLGGAAMSGGKGSIIGALTGSVLMGIINNALILAGLSTAQQTIVKGLIIVLAVALSNFSQNKK; encoded by the coding sequence ATGCAATACAAAAAAGCCAATAGTGAGAATAGATTCTCACTAAAGAATATTCAATTCAGCAAATATATGGTGTACATCGTTTTCTTTGTAGCATTTATATTGTTTGCTATCACATTAAATGACAAAGGATTTACTAGCAGTCGAAATCTAATGAACGTGTTGCGTCAAACGGCTATGATTTCTATAATGGCAGCGGCTGGTACTTTCGTAATTGCAGCAGGTCAAATAGACTTGACAGTTGGTTCTGTAGCAGCTATGACTGCTATGATTTCAGCATTAGTGCTTCAATCTACAAATTCTATAGTACTTGCTATAATTTGCGGACTAGGAGTTGGTTTAATTGTTGGCTTAGTCAATGGCTTGTTGGTTACTAAGTTAGGTATTCCTTCTTTCTTAGCTACTTTAGGTATTATGTCAGCAGTTAGGGGTAGTGCTATGTGGATAACGGATACCGCTGCTGTACCTATTGAAAATAGTACTTTTAATAAGGTTTTTGGAATTGGTGATGTAGGCGGTATTTCTGTATTGATATTGTGGACTATCTTTATTTACATAATAGCTGTAATTGTTTTTAATAAAACAGCATTTGGAAGACACGTACTTGCAACAGGGGGGAATGAGGTATCGGCAAGATATAGCGGGGTTAAAACAGATCGCATTAAAAGATCAGTTTTTATTATATCGGGTTTATGTGCCTCTTTTGCAGGAATACTATATGCAGCGCGCATGCAAGCAGGGAGATTCTCATTTGGTCAAGGCGATGAATTGACAGTTATAGCGGCAGTTGTTCTTGGTGGTGCAGCCATGAGTGGTGGAAAGGGTTCTATCATAGGTGCATTGACTGGTTCAGTCTTAATGGGTATTATAAACAATGCTTTGATTTTAGCAGGTTTAAGTACAGCGCAACAAACTATTGTAAAGGGATTAATTATTGTTTTAGCAGTTGCTTTGAGTAATTTTTCACAAAATAAAAAATAA
- the nikC gene encoding nickel transporter permease yields MKNTNAMEVSSKGYLNIKKGKAACFKLYLLCALTGILLLVTFFSPQLVPYDPYEQNLSEALQGPSNAHLLGTDRFGRDMFSRILVGGQTTILTSLLLVGIITSVGTIVGVACGYKGGKFDSFIMRISDVFLAFPGMVFAIAVASVLGGGIMNAVIALACISWPKYARLARGQVLSVMSMPFISAARLSGSNSMKIIIKHILPNISGTILVTASLDIGTIIMELAGLSFLGLGAMPPIPEWGSMMSNGRSMLQTSPWTVLAPGFAIFITVMLFNLLGDTLRDVFDPKTKI; encoded by the coding sequence ATGAAAAACACAAATGCGATGGAAGTTTCATCAAAAGGATATTTAAATATCAAAAAAGGGAAGGCAGCTTGCTTTAAGCTTTATTTGTTGTGCGCCTTAACGGGGATTCTGCTTTTGGTTACATTTTTTTCACCTCAATTAGTTCCATACGATCCCTATGAACAGAACTTATCTGAAGCGCTTCAAGGACCAAGCAATGCCCATTTGCTTGGTACAGACCGTTTCGGCAGGGACATGTTCTCTAGGATATTGGTTGGGGGGCAGACCACTATACTTACTTCCCTGTTGCTTGTAGGCATAATAACTTCTGTAGGTACGATTGTAGGCGTTGCTTGTGGGTACAAAGGCGGTAAATTCGATTCGTTTATTATGCGTATTTCCGATGTGTTTCTTGCTTTTCCCGGCATGGTTTTTGCCATAGCGGTTGCATCCGTGTTGGGAGGCGGCATCATGAACGCTGTAATTGCTCTGGCATGCATTTCTTGGCCAAAGTACGCAAGACTGGCAAGAGGGCAGGTTCTATCGGTAATGAGCATGCCTTTTATATCTGCAGCAAGGTTAAGCGGATCGAATTCGATGAAGATAATAATAAAGCATATTTTGCCTAACATTTCAGGAACGATACTGGTAACAGCATCCCTTGATATCGGAACGATAATTATGGAGCTGGCAGGCTTATCCTTTCTTGGACTAGGGGCAATGCCCCCAATTCCAGAGTGGGGTTCGATGATGTCAAACGGAAGGAGCATGCTGCAAACATCCCCGTGGACGGTTTTAGCACCCGGATTTGCCATATTTATAACTGTAATGTTGTTTAACTTGCTGGGAGATACCCTTAGAGATGTATTTGATCCAAAAACTAAAATATAA
- a CDS encoding DUF3788 domain-containing protein translates to MKWNDKFDSDNVPDIEDIRRFIGDKAGLWDDLTDYLRDTYKVRPDFDYSRCSAQPGWNIKYKRSGKSLCTIYPMDGYFIALVVVGNKEEETVKDHCNEGLFTPYVSELYKATGFSAMGKWLMIKVTNREILEDVKKLVGIRIKPQNLQE, encoded by the coding sequence ATGAAGTGGAATGATAAATTTGATTCTGATAATGTCCCTGACATAGAGGATATCAGAAGGTTCATAGGCGATAAAGCCGGCTTATGGGACGATTTGACTGACTACTTAAGGGATACTTATAAAGTTAGACCGGATTTTGACTACAGCCGGTGTTCAGCTCAGCCCGGTTGGAATATAAAATACAAAAGAAGCGGGAAATCACTGTGTACAATATATCCGATGGATGGGTACTTTATCGCATTAGTGGTAGTAGGCAATAAGGAAGAAGAAACCGTAAAAGATCATTGCAATGAGGGATTGTTTACTCCCTATGTGTCTGAACTGTACAAAGCCACAGGTTTTTCAGCAATGGGAAAATGGCTGATGATAAAGGTGACAAATCGAGAGATACTTGAGGATGTGAAGAAATTGGTTGGGATAAGAATAAAGCCACAAAACCTCCAAGAGTGA
- a CDS encoding Gfo/Idh/MocA family protein, with product MKKLNIGLVGAGFMGKAHSVAFSNMPKFFWPAPAVPVFKTICDIEEDIANQAKDRFGFQKCCTDWRDIITDNEIDAVIICTPNDSHAEIAIAALNSGKHVLCEKPIASTKEEAQAMADAAEKARNKGIISMCAYQYRRIPAIELAKKFIDEGSVGKITNVRATYLQSWSADPSSPLSWRFQKNRAGAGTLGDIASHVIDISQFLVGDISEVVSTVKTYIKERPVQKGGVDLLGTVKLDEGSEKAPVDVDDEDLFLVKFKDGAVGSIEATRNAWGRNNFITIEVHGTEGSLFFNYERLNELQVCFAKDPDDRRGFKTIYTGPAHFHGEVTWNIPGMNIGYGELKTIEAYEFVKAVVEQKQPSTTFFEGNKVDKVCTAVLKSSQSNQWEMVK from the coding sequence ATGAAAAAATTAAATATAGGATTGGTTGGGGCTGGGTTTATGGGTAAAGCCCATTCTGTAGCTTTTTCAAATATGCCCAAATTTTTCTGGCCAGCACCTGCGGTACCTGTTTTTAAAACAATTTGTGACATTGAAGAGGATATCGCAAATCAAGCTAAGGATCGTTTTGGTTTCCAAAAATGTTGTACTGATTGGAGAGATATTATAACAGATAATGAAATCGATGCGGTCATCATCTGTACACCGAATGACTCTCATGCAGAAATTGCTATCGCAGCTTTAAATTCCGGGAAGCATGTTCTTTGTGAAAAACCGATTGCAAGTACAAAAGAAGAGGCACAGGCAATGGCTGATGCAGCTGAAAAGGCGAGAAATAAAGGAATTATTAGTATGTGTGCCTACCAATACAGAAGAATTCCAGCTATTGAATTAGCTAAAAAGTTTATTGATGAAGGATCAGTTGGTAAGATTACAAATGTGCGTGCTACTTACTTGCAAAGCTGGAGTGCAGACCCGTCATCTCCATTATCATGGAGATTCCAAAAAAATAGAGCTGGCGCCGGTACATTAGGTGATATAGCATCACACGTTATTGACATATCACAATTTTTGGTTGGAGATATATCAGAAGTTGTATCAACTGTTAAAACATACATAAAAGAAAGACCTGTTCAAAAAGGTGGAGTAGATTTGTTAGGTACAGTTAAACTTGATGAAGGTTCTGAGAAAGCCCCAGTCGATGTAGATGATGAAGACTTGTTTTTAGTTAAATTTAAAGACGGTGCTGTCGGAAGTATTGAAGCGACAAGAAATGCATGGGGTAGAAACAACTTCATAACAATCGAAGTCCATGGTACAGAAGGGTCATTATTCTTCAACTATGAAAGATTAAATGAGCTTCAAGTATGTTTTGCAAAAGATCCTGATGATAGGAGAGGCTTCAAAACAATTTATACTGGACCAGCTCATTTCCATGGCGAAGTTACTTGGAATATCCCAGGGATGAATATTGGTTATGGTGAGCTTAAAACAATTGAAGCTTATGAATTTGTAAAAGCTGTAGTTGAACAAAAGCAACCGTCTACAACGTTTTTTGAAGGTAATAAAGTGGATAAAGTATGCACAGCGGTATTAAAGTCATCTCAATCCAATCAATGGGAAATGGTAAAATAA
- a CDS encoding class I SAM-dependent methyltransferase, with product MKQWYEKLFENYADNYDKEVFTQGTLGECDFIEEEIAYDKSLKIIDVGCGTGRHAIELAKRRYDVTGIDLSDNQLDKAREKALSEGLKIDFFKHDARNLPYEDQFDLAIMLCEGGFPLMETDEMNFEILKNVSNSLKSSSKFIFTTLNGLFPIFNSIDDFHETGAAEDGAKYKSSGFDLMTMRDYNVTTFTDDDGVEHELKCDERYYMPSEITWLLKSLGFKKVDIYGAKLGAYSREDKLSIEDYEMLVIAER from the coding sequence ATGAAGCAGTGGTATGAAAAGCTTTTTGAAAACTATGCAGATAATTACGACAAGGAAGTTTTCACTCAAGGCACGTTAGGAGAATGCGATTTTATTGAAGAAGAAATCGCCTATGACAAATCCCTTAAGATAATAGATGTGGGTTGTGGCACGGGCAGACATGCCATTGAGCTTGCAAAAAGAAGATACGACGTAACGGGAATCGATTTGTCTGATAACCAACTTGATAAAGCCAGGGAAAAGGCATTGTCAGAAGGTCTGAAAATCGATTTTTTTAAGCACGATGCCAGAAACCTGCCCTATGAAGACCAGTTCGATCTTGCCATCATGCTTTGTGAGGGAGGATTTCCTTTAATGGAAACAGATGAGATGAATTTTGAGATACTCAAAAACGTCTCGAATTCACTTAAGAGCTCTTCAAAATTTATCTTTACGACTCTAAACGGTTTGTTTCCGATATTTAATTCCATAGATGATTTTCATGAAACAGGAGCTGCAGAAGATGGTGCTAAATATAAAAGCAGCGGTTTTGATCTGATGACTATGAGAGACTACAACGTAACTACATTTACAGATGATGACGGGGTCGAACATGAATTGAAATGCGATGAAAGGTACTACATGCCAAGCGAGATAACCTGGCTTTTGAAGTCTTTAGGCTTTAAAAAGGTAGATATATATGGTGCAAAACTGGGAGCCTATTCGAGAGAAGACAAGCTTAGCATTGAAGATTATGAAATGCTTGTAATTGCAGAAAGATAA